Proteins encoded in a region of the Athene noctua chromosome 4, bAthNoc1.hap1.1, whole genome shotgun sequence genome:
- the STOX2 gene encoding storkhead-box protein 2 isoform X2, translated as MKKTRSTTLRRAWPSSDFSDRASDRMRSRSEKDYRLHKHFPPAFISQASRGYMTSGDVSPISMSPISQSQFIPLGEILCLAISAMNSARKQVTQEALMEHLTTCFPGVPTPSPEILRHTLNMLVRERKIYPTPDGYFIVTPQTYFITPSLIRTNSKWYHLDERIPDRSQCTSPQQGTITPSTSGCVRDRTLPKNHCDSCHCCREDMHSMHASTLQRKSAKDCKDSYCPPSLCQVPPTEKSKSTVNFSYKAETLTKPKDVEKQSKKFGLKLFRLSFKKDKTKQLANFSAQFPPEEWPLRDEDTPTTIPREVEMEIIRRINPDLTVENVMRHTALMKKLEEEKAQRSKAGSSAHHSGRSKKSRNHRKSHGKSRSHSKTRVSKGDPSDGSHLDIPAEREYEFYDPLTRSPREGCFIIEHKGDNFIMHSNPNMIESHFPMTPEWDVSGELAKRRTEMPFPEPSRGSSHSKVHRSHSHTQDRRSRNERSSKAKERSRSMDNSKGPLGSATLGTPEDIGEGCSPDDQTTSQTYIDDSTLRPSQSLSHQRALISSAGYKETCIPEIASGSIETPSSCSLLEQSKPTENLPSYSELNSCTTKSAVDDYFQCNTSSETVLTAPSPLGKNKEDHDTLTGTDGLKKMTPAERQTQHIAREPGVHKEESPKGPNSGSAVAGQPPEVIANGRLVQHHSAESSSLDKRKEIFSKDTLFKPLHNTLSVNSYHKSSTPLLKPHQKTPPDTLPVRCEKLEQAIVTSVTQVTPASQRQQETTGNQEASFDYYNVSDDDDSEEGTNKNAEEEKNRDDVGTMQWLLEREKERDLQRKFEKNLTLLTPKETENSNNQRATHSARLDSMDSSSITVDSGFNSPRTRESLASNTSSIVESNRRQNPALSPAHGGAGPTFNFRATADPPAGEAEKLQKPANCLQASVTSV; from the exons GTGATGTATCACCCATCAGCATGTCTCCCATCAGTCAGTCACAGTTTATTCCACTTGGTGAAATCCTTTGCCTGGCCATCTCAGCAATGAACTCTGCCCGAAAACAAGTCACACAAGAAGCACTAATGGAGCACCTAACAACCTGCTTCCCAG GAGTTCCAACACCCAGTCCAGAAATCCTTCGACATACCTTGAATATGCTTGTGCGGGAGAGGAAAATATACCCAACTCCGGATGGTTATTTCATTGTAACCCCACAGACTTACTTCATAACACCATCTCTCATAAGAACTAACAGTAAATGGTACCATTTGGATGAGAGGATACCTGACAGGTCTCAATGTACCTCTCCACAACAAGGAACTATAACTCCCTCCACCTCGGGATGCGTCAGGGACCGAACACTACCCAAAAACCACTGCGATTCCTGCCATTGTTGCAGAGAAGACATGCACAGCATGCATGCATCTACTCTGCAGAGGAAATCAGCAAAAGACTGTAAAGACTCATACTGTCCTCCTTCGTTATGTCAGGTCCCACCTACTGAGAAAAGTAAAAGTACTGTCAATTTTTCTTACAAAGCAGAGACACTCACAAAGCCTAAGGATGTAGAAAAGCAGTCGAAGAAATTTGGACTCAAATTATTCCGATTAAGTTTTAAGAAGGACAAGACAAAACAGTTGGCAAATTTCTCTGCCCAGTTTCCTCCAGAGGAGTGGCCGCTAAGGGACGAGGACACCCCTACCACTATACCTAGAGAGGTAGAAATGGAGATCATCAGGCGCATTAACCCAGACTTGACTGTGGAAAATGTGATGAGGCACACTGCACTAATGAAGAaacttgaagaagaaaaagctcaACGAAGCAAAGCAGGATCTTCAGCTCACCACAGTGGACGAAGTAAAAAGAGCAGGAATCACAGAAAGTCTCATGGGAAATCGAGGTCACACAGCAAGACTCGGGTGTCCAAAGGAGACCCATCAGATGGCTCTCATTTGGATATACCTGCTGAAAGGGAGTATGAGTTCTATGATCCCTTGACTCGATCCCCACGGGAAGGCTGTTTTATAATAGAACACAAGGGAGATAATTTTATAATGCACAGCAATCCTAACATGATTGAATCTCACTTTCCCATGACACCAGAGTGGGACGTGTCTGGTGAGCTGGCCAAAAGAAGAACTGAAATGCCTTTCCCTGAACCTTCCAGGGGAAGCTCCCACTCCAAGGTCCATCGGAGCCACAGCCATACACAGGATAGAAGATCGAGGAATGAGCGGTCCAGTAAGGCTAAAGAAAGGTCTAGGTCCATGGATAACTCCAAGGGACCTCTGGGCTCAGCTACTTTAGGCACACCTGAAGATATAGGTGAAGGCTGTAGCCCAGATGACCAAACAACTAGCCAAACTTACATTGATGATAGTACTTTAAGGCCATCTCAGTCGCTCAGTCATCAAAGGGCTCTGATTTCATCTGCAGGCTACAAAGAGACTTGCATCCCTGAAATTGCTAGTGGCAGCATAGAAACCCCCAGTTCTTGTAGCCTATTGGAACAAAGCAAGCCTACAGAGAATTTGCCATCATATAGCGAGCTCAACTCCTGCACAACAAAATCTGCAGTTGATGACTATTTTCAGTGCAACACATCCAGTGAGACTGTGCTTACCGCTCCATCACCTCTGGGAAAGAATAAAGAGGATCATGATACGCTGACAGGGACAGATGGGCTCAAAAAAATGACTCCTGCAGAAAGACAGACTCAACATATTGCTAGGGAGCCTGGGGTGCACAAAGAGGAGTCCCCAAAGGGCCCAAACAGTGGTTCAGCAGTTGCTGGCCAACCTCCAGAAGTGATTGCAAACGGGCGGCTGGTTCAACACCATAGCGCTGAGTCAAGCAGCCtagataaaaggaaagaaatatttagCAAGGATACACTCTTTAAACCCCTGCACAACACTCTTTCTGTGAATAGTTACCATAAGTCTAGCACACCTCTGCTAAAGCCCCATCAAAAGACCCCCCCTGACACGTTGCCAGTCAGATGTGAGAAACTTGAACAAGCGATAGTAACCTCAGTCACACAAGTCACTCCCGCTTCACAGAGACAGCAAGAGACAACTGGGAACCAGGAGGCCTCCTTCGACTACTACAATGTATCTGATGACGACGACTCAGAGGAAGGAACCAACAAAAatgctgaggaagaaaagaacagggATGATGTTGGTACAATGCAATGGCTCctagagagagaaaaggagagagatcTGCAGCGAAAATTTGAGAAGAATCTTACTCTTCTCACCccgaaggaaacagaaaatagcaACAACCAGAGAGCCACCCACTCAGCCCGCCTGGACAGCATGGACAGCAGCAGCATTACTGTGGACAGCGGGTTCAACTCTCCACG TACTCGTGAGAGCCTGGCATCCAATACTTCAAGTATTGTTGAAAGCAACAGACGTCAGAACCCTGCTCTGAGCCCTGCACATGGTGGCGCAGGCCCAACGTTCAACTTCCGAGCCACTGCAGACCCGCCGGCCGGTGAAGCTGAGAAACTGCAGAAACCTGCTAACTGCCTGCAAGCTTCTGTCACTAGTGTCTGA
- the STOX2 gene encoding storkhead-box protein 2 isoform X3, producing MSPISQSQFIPLGEILCLAISAMNSARKQVTQEALMEHLTTCFPGVPTPSPEILRHTLNMLVRERKIYPTPDGYFIVTPQTYFITPSLIRTNSKWYHLDERIPDRSQCTSPQQGTITPSTSGCVRDRTLPKNHCDSCHCCREDMHSMHASTLQRKSAKDCKDSYCPPSLCQVPPTEKSKSTVNFSYKAETLTKPKDVEKQSKKFGLKLFRLSFKKDKTKQLANFSAQFPPEEWPLRDEDTPTTIPREVEMEIIRRINPDLTVENVMRHTALMKKLEEEKAQRSKAGSSAHHSGRSKKSRNHRKSHGKSRSHSKTRVSKGDPSDGSHLDIPAEREYEFYDPLTRSPREGCFIIEHKGDNFIMHSNPNMIESHFPMTPEWDVSGELAKRRTEMPFPEPSRGSSHSKVHRSHSHTQDRRSRNERSSKAKERSRSMDNSKGPLGSATLGTPEDIGEGCSPDDQTTSQTYIDDSTLRPSQSLSHQRALISSAGYKETCIPEIASGSIETPSSCSLLEQSKPTENLPSYSELNSCTTKSAVDDYFQCNTSSETVLTAPSPLGKNKEDHDTLTGTDGLKKMTPAERQTQHIAREPGVHKEESPKGPNSGSAVAGQPPEVIANGRLVQHHSAESSSLDKRKEIFSKDTLFKPLHNTLSVNSYHKSSTPLLKPHQKTPPDTLPVRCEKLEQAIVTSVTQVTPASQRQQETTGNQEASFDYYNVSDDDDSEEGTNKNAEEEKNRDDVGTMQWLLEREKERDLQRKFEKNLTLLTPKETENSNNQRATHSARLDSMDSSSITVDSGFNSPRTRESLASNTSSIVESNRRQNPALSPAHGGAGPTFNFRATADPPAGEAEKLQKPANCLQASVTSV from the exons ATGTCTCCCATCAGTCAGTCACAGTTTATTCCACTTGGTGAAATCCTTTGCCTGGCCATCTCAGCAATGAACTCTGCCCGAAAACAAGTCACACAAGAAGCACTAATGGAGCACCTAACAACCTGCTTCCCAG GAGTTCCAACACCCAGTCCAGAAATCCTTCGACATACCTTGAATATGCTTGTGCGGGAGAGGAAAATATACCCAACTCCGGATGGTTATTTCATTGTAACCCCACAGACTTACTTCATAACACCATCTCTCATAAGAACTAACAGTAAATGGTACCATTTGGATGAGAGGATACCTGACAGGTCTCAATGTACCTCTCCACAACAAGGAACTATAACTCCCTCCACCTCGGGATGCGTCAGGGACCGAACACTACCCAAAAACCACTGCGATTCCTGCCATTGTTGCAGAGAAGACATGCACAGCATGCATGCATCTACTCTGCAGAGGAAATCAGCAAAAGACTGTAAAGACTCATACTGTCCTCCTTCGTTATGTCAGGTCCCACCTACTGAGAAAAGTAAAAGTACTGTCAATTTTTCTTACAAAGCAGAGACACTCACAAAGCCTAAGGATGTAGAAAAGCAGTCGAAGAAATTTGGACTCAAATTATTCCGATTAAGTTTTAAGAAGGACAAGACAAAACAGTTGGCAAATTTCTCTGCCCAGTTTCCTCCAGAGGAGTGGCCGCTAAGGGACGAGGACACCCCTACCACTATACCTAGAGAGGTAGAAATGGAGATCATCAGGCGCATTAACCCAGACTTGACTGTGGAAAATGTGATGAGGCACACTGCACTAATGAAGAaacttgaagaagaaaaagctcaACGAAGCAAAGCAGGATCTTCAGCTCACCACAGTGGACGAAGTAAAAAGAGCAGGAATCACAGAAAGTCTCATGGGAAATCGAGGTCACACAGCAAGACTCGGGTGTCCAAAGGAGACCCATCAGATGGCTCTCATTTGGATATACCTGCTGAAAGGGAGTATGAGTTCTATGATCCCTTGACTCGATCCCCACGGGAAGGCTGTTTTATAATAGAACACAAGGGAGATAATTTTATAATGCACAGCAATCCTAACATGATTGAATCTCACTTTCCCATGACACCAGAGTGGGACGTGTCTGGTGAGCTGGCCAAAAGAAGAACTGAAATGCCTTTCCCTGAACCTTCCAGGGGAAGCTCCCACTCCAAGGTCCATCGGAGCCACAGCCATACACAGGATAGAAGATCGAGGAATGAGCGGTCCAGTAAGGCTAAAGAAAGGTCTAGGTCCATGGATAACTCCAAGGGACCTCTGGGCTCAGCTACTTTAGGCACACCTGAAGATATAGGTGAAGGCTGTAGCCCAGATGACCAAACAACTAGCCAAACTTACATTGATGATAGTACTTTAAGGCCATCTCAGTCGCTCAGTCATCAAAGGGCTCTGATTTCATCTGCAGGCTACAAAGAGACTTGCATCCCTGAAATTGCTAGTGGCAGCATAGAAACCCCCAGTTCTTGTAGCCTATTGGAACAAAGCAAGCCTACAGAGAATTTGCCATCATATAGCGAGCTCAACTCCTGCACAACAAAATCTGCAGTTGATGACTATTTTCAGTGCAACACATCCAGTGAGACTGTGCTTACCGCTCCATCACCTCTGGGAAAGAATAAAGAGGATCATGATACGCTGACAGGGACAGATGGGCTCAAAAAAATGACTCCTGCAGAAAGACAGACTCAACATATTGCTAGGGAGCCTGGGGTGCACAAAGAGGAGTCCCCAAAGGGCCCAAACAGTGGTTCAGCAGTTGCTGGCCAACCTCCAGAAGTGATTGCAAACGGGCGGCTGGTTCAACACCATAGCGCTGAGTCAAGCAGCCtagataaaaggaaagaaatatttagCAAGGATACACTCTTTAAACCCCTGCACAACACTCTTTCTGTGAATAGTTACCATAAGTCTAGCACACCTCTGCTAAAGCCCCATCAAAAGACCCCCCCTGACACGTTGCCAGTCAGATGTGAGAAACTTGAACAAGCGATAGTAACCTCAGTCACACAAGTCACTCCCGCTTCACAGAGACAGCAAGAGACAACTGGGAACCAGGAGGCCTCCTTCGACTACTACAATGTATCTGATGACGACGACTCAGAGGAAGGAACCAACAAAAatgctgaggaagaaaagaacagggATGATGTTGGTACAATGCAATGGCTCctagagagagaaaaggagagagatcTGCAGCGAAAATTTGAGAAGAATCTTACTCTTCTCACCccgaaggaaacagaaaatagcaACAACCAGAGAGCCACCCACTCAGCCCGCCTGGACAGCATGGACAGCAGCAGCATTACTGTGGACAGCGGGTTCAACTCTCCACG TACTCGTGAGAGCCTGGCATCCAATACTTCAAGTATTGTTGAAAGCAACAGACGTCAGAACCCTGCTCTGAGCCCTGCACATGGTGGCGCAGGCCCAACGTTCAACTTCCGAGCCACTGCAGACCCGCCGGCCGGTGAAGCTGAGAAACTGCAGAAACCTGCTAACTGCCTGCAAGCTTCTGTCACTAGTGTCTGA